Proteins encoded together in one Candidatus Nitrosocaldus cavascurensis window:
- a CDS encoding calcium-binding protein encodes MVEKSVTSTSGVATTAILLLIVVSMTITDGLMVYAQQPPMCNGHTIERGDFDDDTEDEVRVDNGTTVYEDGDSITLDGKTYTVRIVTPSTGLNPYNGTSGNDLIVGTNSNDVIYGKEGDDFIVGLDGNDFLIGDGLEGTNGDDVLNGGDDILCGNDGHDGLSGDDINGWDGNDTLYGGNDTLDGGNDVDVLFGDDIDGGLGDDKLTGGNDTLDGGEGGEGQLSGDDIFGGDGNDTITGGNDKLNGGDDSEDWLFGDDIDGGLGDDKLTGGNDTLDGGHSFDFLYADWIFGDVGNDTITGGNDKLDGGEGGGLLHGDDINGWDGNDTLYGGNDTLDGGTDSEDLIGDDIWGGEDNDTAYGGNDIINAQDGGEDDDYINGDGIDAETFTLGAEDICASDQDDTVLGCEYDDISQLATLSTSEETIPVGGSATITFNSQVDNPVKIISLTVTTPNGNICNYNGTLPIIVPANGYFTATYPDDFSGNNCNTNAIGQYAVVVETEVGDPIITTFNTSFQVVPETVAGVAGIVGAGFLSLLLYRRGREKKQI; translated from the coding sequence ATGGTAGAGAAGAGCGTTACTAGTACGAGTGGTGTTGCTACTACTGCTATTCTACTTCTAATAGTAGTATCTATGACTATAACAGATGGGCTAATGGTGTATGCTCAACAGCCACCAATGTGTAATGGTCATACAATAGAGAGAGGTGACTTTGATGATGATACAGAGGATGAGGTTAGGGTTGATAATGGTACAACAGTATATGAAGATGGTGATAGTATAACACTTGATGGTAAGACATATACTGTAAGGATTGTTACTCCAAGTACAGGGCTTAATCCATACAATGGCACAAGTGGCAATGACCTCATAGTTGGTACTAATAGCAATGATGTCATATATGGCAAGGAAGGAGATGACTTCATAGTTGGCTTAGATGGTAATGATTTTCTTATTGGAGATGGGCTGGAGGGAACTAATGGCGATGATGTATTGAATGGAGGAGATGATATACTATGTGGTAATGATGGTCATGATGGTCTTAGTGGAGATGATATAAATGGATGGGATGGCAATGATACACTATATGGAGGTAATGATACATTAGATGGAGGGAATGATGTTGATGTGCTTTTTGGAGATGATATAGATGGAGGACTTGGCGATGATAAGCTTACTGGAGGTAATGATACATTAGATGGTGGTGAGGGTGGTGAGGGCCAGCTTTCTGGAGATGATATATTTGGAGGGGATGGCAATGATACTATTACTGGAGGTAATGATAAGCTAAATGGAGGGGATGATAGTGAGGATTGGCTTTTTGGAGATGATATAGATGGAGGACTTGGCGATGATAAGCTTACTGGAGGTAATGATACATTAGATGGAGGGCATAGTTTTGATTTTCTTTATGCAGATTGGATATTTGGAGATGTTGGCAATGATACTATTACTGGGGGTAATGATAAGCTAGATGGTGGTGAGGGTGGTGGTTTGCTTCATGGAGATGATATAAATGGATGGGATGGCAATGATACACTATATGGAGGTAATGATACATTAGATGGAGGGACTGATAGTGAGGATCTTATTGGAGATGATATATGGGGAGGAGAGGATAATGATACAGCTTATGGTGGCAATGATATAATCAATGCTCAAGATGGTGGTGAAGATGATGACTACATAAATGGTGATGGGATAGATGCTGAAACATTTACGCTAGGAGCAGAGGATATATGTGCAAGTGATCAAGACGATACTGTACTCGGGTGTGAGTATGATGATATATCACAATTAGCAACTCTAAGCACAAGTGAAGAGACTATACCTGTTGGAGGTTCAGCAACAATAACATTCAACTCACAAGTTGATAACCCAGTCAAGATAATAAGCCTCACAGTAACAACTCCTAATGGCAATATATGCAACTACAATGGTACATTGCCAATAATAGTGCCAGCAAATGGTTACTTTACAGCAACATATCCTGATGACTTTAGTGGTAATAATTGCAATACAAATGCTATAGGTCAATATGCAGTAGTGGTAGAGACAGAGGTTGGTGATCCAATAATAACTACATTCAATACATCATTCCAAGTAGTGCCAGAGACTGTTGCAGGAGTAGCAGGTATAGTTGGTGCAGGGTTCCTATCACTGCTCTTATACAGGAGAGGTAGAGAGAAGAAGCAGATCTGA